The genomic segment CGATGGGCCGGGACCTCAGGTCACCTTTTTAAGTGTTTTGATCCGCTCAACCACATGAGAAGGGGTCTCTCGATCTTCCTAGCGGTATCCTTCGGCCTATCCGCCCTTTTGGACATCGCCCTATACTCCCGATATCCCACGATGGGCCAGTTGGAGGCTCAGCTGTACACCATGCTCTGGGGGCTCGCGAGGATGTACACGCCGACCCTTGGCGCCGTGATCTCCCTGCTCCTCACGGGAGAGAGCGTTTGGCCCTCAATAATGGGCTATCTTAACCTGGGGAGGAGATCCCTAAAGTACTTCCTCCTCTCACCCCTTCTGATCTACCTGGCCCTCGGGCTCTTCTTCCTCCTGGCCCTCCCGCTGAACCTAGCAGATTTAGATGGCCTACTGGACCTCATGGTGGCTAGCAGCGGTGGCCTGATCAACAGGGAGTCTGCTAGAACCCTCCTGCTGATAAGCATGGCATCCTCGTATCCAATCGCCCTCACCCTGAACTCCCTCTTCGCCCTGGGTGAGGAGATAGGGTGGAGGGGCTACCTCTTCAGCCTCCTGGGATGGGAGTTCAACGCGAGGAACGTCCTGCTCGTGGGCCTGATCTGGGGCCTCTGGCACTCCACGGCCATAGCCCTGCTGGGTCACAACTACCCCGTGCTCAGGGCCCGCGGAATACCGCTATTCGTCCTCTTCTGCACGGTCCTCTCGGCGACCATGCTGAAGCTGACGAGGGAGACCGGGAGCGTGCTGCCGGCAACATCGATCCACGGATGCTTGAACGCCATCTGGGGGATCACCGTTTATTCTGGCAAGCTTAAGGGTGCTGAGAATGAGATCTATGGTGGGATGGGTCTCCTGGGGATACTCTCGCTGGCGGCGATCTTCATCCCACTGCTTAAGATCGGGAGAGGCTCCGATGGGCTGCCCAGCCATCCTAGAGGTCATGAAACGGCTGATCTTGGCGAGATGCCAGCCTCAGGGGAGAATGAGGTCAGAGGCTCGATTTAACTAGACTCTAGGTTCACCATGCGTGATCTCTTTCCTCTTTCTCCTCAGGCTCCTCCATCTCCCTGAGCTCCCCCCTGATGAGCCTCCTCACCGCCTCCTCCGCGAGCCTGTCATCGCTCCTGAATATCCTGATCCCTAGCTCCCTCAAGTTGTGGAAGGCCCCGGGGCCAATTGACTTCACGATGACAGCTTCGGGCCTCAGACTCCTTATGAGTGCGATGACGGCCCTCCCCCTACCCCGCTCCTGCTGGGGAGGGACCGGATTCCTGTGAACCTCCACATTGAAGCTCTCGCCCTCCACCTCGAATAGAGCGAAGGCCAAAGCCCTGCCGAAGTGGGGAGAGAGTAGGAGCTCCTCCCTGACGGGTATGACGGGCACGACCACCCTCATATGGGATCGACCCGGCCAAGTATATAAAAAGTTAAGTTAACCTAACTTGGTTCGGGGTTCGGCTTACATAGGCACTTGTAAACCTATGTAAGCCTTGGTGCACATCAACCTCAGCCCCCTCCGGGTTCATCGGGGGCATATCATCGGTCTCGCACCCCTTCGGGGCAACCCCGCTCCTTCTCAGGATTGGAAGGATCTCCTCCCAAACCCTCATCGAAGGAGGAAATCCCCACATCCTTAGGTAAAGATCTATCGAGGCATTTAACTGTCTGTCCAGGACTAGACCACATTCGCACTCGACCTGCCCCTTTCGGAGCTTCACCCTCCCTCCACACCTGGGGCAGGTCCTCGTTGAAAGTTTTGGGTTAAGCAACCTGACGTTTTTCCATCTTCACCTGCCAATTTCTATAATCGCTCACCAAGTATTCAACTGTTTCGGAAGGCGGCATCGCTCCGCGGCCCCGCATCCCCCGATCCAGCCCGGCGCTCCGGCTTGGAATTTCATCAATTATTTTAAGTGATGGATCGACGGCCTCCGGGGTGAGCATGCTCCCTTCGGAGGAGATCCTGAGATCGATCTCCCTGCATGGGAGGGTGGCCATAGTAACTGGCGCTTCCTCGGGCATAGGGAGGGCGATAGCCATCAAGCTGCACCGGGCGGGGGCCAGGGTGGCGCTGCTTGACATCAGGGAGGATGGCAGGGAGCTGGAGAGGGAACTCGGGGGGAACGTCAGATTCTACAAGTGCGATGTTTCCTCCAGCGGGGAGGTTGAGGAGACAGTGAGGAGGGTCTATGAGGATTTCGGAAGGATAGACATAGTGGTCAACGCGGCCGGCGTCATAATCAGGAAGTCGGTCGTGGAGACCGGGGAGGAGGAGTGGGATTGGGTTATGAACGTTAACCTTAAGGGCCCCTACCTCGTATCGAAGTATGCGATCCCCTACATGGTGAGGGGAGGCGGTGGTAGCATAGTGAACGTGGCCTCCGGATGGGGGCTGAAGGGAGGGCCCAGGGCCGCAGCCTACTGCGCCTCCAAGGCGGGGCTCGTGAACCTCACGAGGGCCATGGCGATAGACCACGGGGCCGAGGGGGTGAGGGTGAACTGCGTCGCGCCGGGCGATGTGGACACGCCGATGCTGAGGGAGGAGGCGAGGCAGCTGGGCATGGAACTGGAGGAGTTCCTGAGGGAGGCTGCTAGGAGGCCGATACCGAGGATAGGGAGGCCCGAGGATGTGGCAAACGCGGTGCTCTTCTTGGTGAGCGACATGGCCAGCTGGGTGACCGGTTCCGTCCTGGTCGTGGACGGAGGGGGACTGGCTTAGGGTGATGGCATGGTGCACCCATACATCCCGAACTCCGTCGAGAGGGTCAAGAGGGAGATGCTGTCTTACATAGGAGTTGACAGCATCGATGACCTCTACGCCGGCATACCCGAGGAGATCAGGTTCAAGGGGAGGATGAACCTCCCGGAGCCCATGAGATCTGAGTACGAGCTGGTGAGGCACGTCAAGGGGATCCTGAGGAGGAACATCAGCTGTGAGGATTTCCTCTGCTTCATGGGAGGGGGGACCTGGCCCCACTACGTCCCCGCGATATGCGATGAGATAGCAAGGAGGGCGGAGTTCCTCACAGCATACGCGGGCGATCCTTACGAGGATCACGGCAGATGGCAGGCTCTCTTCGAGTTCCAGAGCCTCATGTCCGAGCTAGTAGACATGGACGTGGTCACGGTCCCGATATACTCCTGGGGGCACGCGGCTGGCACTGCGATGAGGATGGCCCACAGGATCAACGGGAGGAGGGAGGTCCTGATACCCAGGACGATATCACCCGAGAGGTTCCTGGTCGTCCAGAACTACACTGACCCAGCGCTAAGGCTGATCAAGGTGAATTACGATCCTGAGACCGGTATGATGGACCTGGATGATCTTGAGAGGAAGCTCTCCAAGGATGTCGCAGCGATCTACTTCGAGAACCCGTCCTACCTGGGCTTCATAGAGACTAGGGGGAAGGAGATATGCGAGAGGGCCCACGAGGAGGGAGCTCTATGCATAGTTGGCGTGGACCCGAGCTCCCTAGGCATCCTCGAGCCCCCTAGCCACTACGGTGCTGACATAACGGTGGGCGACCTGCAGCCCCTGGGGATACACATGAACTTCGGAGGGGGCCTGGGCGGATTCCTGGCCACCAGGGATGAGGAGGTCTTCATCAGGGAGATACCATACAGGATATTCGGCCTGGCAAGGACCGTCCAGGCCGGGGAGTACGGATTCGGGGATGTCCTTTTCGAGAGGACATCCTTCGAGAAGAGGGAGAAGGCCAAGGAGTTCGTGGGGACAGCTGCGGCATCCCATGGAATAATAGCGGCAGTTTACCTCTCCCTAATGGGTCCGAGGGGAATGTACGAGTTGGGGAGGGCGATACTGCAGAGGTCCCAGTACGCCATGAGGAGGCTCTCGAGCCTGCCGGGTGTCAGAGCACCGAAGTTCAGGGCGCCCCACTTCAAGGAGTTCGTCGTGGAGTTCGACACCGGGAAGAGCGTTGGGGAGATAAACAGGGAGCTGCTCAGGGAGGGGATATTCGGCGGGATAGATCTGAGGAAGCACTTCCCCGAGCTGGGGAACTCCGCTCTCTACTGCTTCACGGAGGTTCACATGAAGGAGGACATAGACAGGCTCGTTGAGGCCCTGGAAAGGATTCTGAGGGGGTGATCTCATGGGGATAGTCAAGCTGAGGAGGGGATTCCACGAGGCGAGATGGGAGGAGCCCCTGATATTCGAGCTCAGCAGCGAGGGGGAGAGGGGGATACTGGTCCCCCTGGATGAGAGGATCGAGAGGGAGGTGGGTGATGTCATCTCAGCTATTCCGGAGCACATGAGGAGGAAGGATATGCCAAAGCTCCCTGAGATGGCCCAGATGAGGGTCCTGAGGCACTTCCTCAGGCTCTCCCAGGAGACTCTGGGGGCCGATCTGAACGTGGACATAGGGCAGGGGACCTGCACCATGAAGTACAGCCCGAAGGTGAACGAGACCTTCGCCTTCTCACCTAAGGTGACGGAGCTACATCCCTACCAGGATGAGGAGACGGTCCAGGGGGCGCTCGAGATAATGTACAAGCTGGATCTCTTCCTGAGGGAGATCTCAGGACTCGACAGGTTCGTCTTCCAGCCAGGGGGAGGCTCCCAGGCCATATTCGCCATGGCCTCGATCATGAGGGCCTACTTCAGGAAGAGGGGTGAGGACAGGGATGAGATCATAACGACAATATTCTCGCATCCCTCCGATGCCGCGGCCCCGGCCGTGAAGGGATTCAAGGTCATAACGATATACCCCGACCCGGAGACGGGGATACCCGACATAGAGGCCCTGAAGGCTGCTGTCTCTAGGAGGACCGCCGGGATGATAGTGGCGAACCCTGAGGACACGGGGATCTTCAATCCGAGGATAAAGGAGTTCTGCGAGATAGTGCATGAAGCTGGTGGGCTCTGCGGCTACGATCAGGCCAACGCGAACGGTATAATAGGAATAGTGAGGGCCAGGGAGTGCGGCTTCGACATGGGGTTCTTCAACCTGCACAAGACCTTCTCCTCACCTCACGGGT from the Candidatus Korarchaeota archaeon NZ13-K genome contains:
- a CDS encoding glycine dehydrogenase subunit 2; translated protein: MGIVKLRRGFHEARWEEPLIFELSSEGERGILVPLDERIEREVGDVISAIPEHMRRKDMPKLPEMAQMRVLRHFLRLSQETLGADLNVDIGQGTCTMKYSPKVNETFAFSPKVTELHPYQDEETVQGALEIMYKLDLFLREISGLDRFVFQPGGGSQAIFAMASIMRAYFRKRGEDRDEIITTIFSHPSDAAAPAVKGFKVITIYPDPETGIPDIEALKAAVSRRTAGMIVANPEDTGIFNPRIKEFCEIVHEAGGLCGYDQANANGIIGIVRARECGFDMGFFNLHKTFSSPHGCGGPAVGALGVRKELESFLPVPIVDYDAERGMYYLNYDLPDTIGKVREFYGVFPVVVRAYAWIMALGEEGLKEVARVAVLNNNYVMHRILREVRGADISYPANMHRVEQVRYTWKRLKEETGVGTEDVIRRMADFGFHLWTSHHPWIIPEPFTIEPTESYSKEELDEYIEALKEVVREAYESPEVVKNAPHRSVIHKIEDSSWFEDPSKWSITWRLFLRKHGG
- a CDS encoding CPBP family intramembrane metalloprotease, coding for MRRGLSIFLAVSFGLSALLDIALYSRYPTMGQLEAQLYTMLWGLARMYTPTLGAVISLLLTGESVWPSIMGYLNLGRRSLKYFLLSPLLIYLALGLFFLLALPLNLADLDGLLDLMVASSGGLINRESARTLLLISMASSYPIALTLNSLFALGEEIGWRGYLFSLLGWEFNARNVLLVGLIWGLWHSTAIALLGHNYPVLRARGIPLFVLFCTVLSATMLKLTRETGSVLPATSIHGCLNAIWGITVYSGKLKGAENEIYGGMGLLGILSLAAIFIPLLKIGRGSDGLPSHPRGHETADLGEMPASGENEVRGSI
- a CDS encoding dinitrogenase iron-molybdenum cofactor biosynthesis protein; the encoded protein is MRVVVPVIPVREELLLSPHFGRALAFALFEVEGESFNVEVHRNPVPPQQERGRGRAVIALIRSLRPEAVIVKSIGPGAFHNLRELGIRIFRSDDRLAEEAVRRLIRGELREMEEPEEKEERDHAW
- a CDS encoding aminomethyl-transferring glycine dehydrogenase subunit GcvPA is translated as MVHPYIPNSVERVKREMLSYIGVDSIDDLYAGIPEEIRFKGRMNLPEPMRSEYELVRHVKGILRRNISCEDFLCFMGGGTWPHYVPAICDEIARRAEFLTAYAGDPYEDHGRWQALFEFQSLMSELVDMDVVTVPIYSWGHAAGTAMRMAHRINGRREVLIPRTISPERFLVVQNYTDPALRLIKVNYDPETGMMDLDDLERKLSKDVAAIYFENPSYLGFIETRGKEICERAHEEGALCIVGVDPSSLGILEPPSHYGADITVGDLQPLGIHMNFGGGLGGFLATRDEEVFIREIPYRIFGLARTVQAGEYGFGDVLFERTSFEKREKAKEFVGTAAASHGIIAAVYLSLMGPRGMYELGRAILQRSQYAMRRLSSLPGVRAPKFRAPHFKEFVVEFDTGKSVGEINRELLREGIFGGIDLRKHFPELGNSALYCFTEVHMKEDIDRLVEALERILRG
- a CDS encoding SDR family NAD(P)-dependent oxidoreductase; the protein is MLPSEEILRSISLHGRVAIVTGASSGIGRAIAIKLHRAGARVALLDIREDGRELERELGGNVRFYKCDVSSSGEVEETVRRVYEDFGRIDIVVNAAGVIIRKSVVETGEEEWDWVMNVNLKGPYLVSKYAIPYMVRGGGGSIVNVASGWGLKGGPRAAAYCASKAGLVNLTRAMAIDHGAEGVRVNCVAPGDVDTPMLREEARQLGMELEEFLREAARRPIPRIGRPEDVANAVLFLVSDMASWVTGSVLVVDGGGLA